Proteins encoded within one genomic window of Fusarium musae strain F31 chromosome 4, whole genome shotgun sequence:
- a CDS encoding hypothetical protein (EggNog:ENOG41): MSSTTETLNRLAVLPHPKAHPMVITPSPIPVPTGNEILIRVRAVAVNPADHAVQKLGIVIKPEFYPYVSGTDVSGEVVSVGPDQTRLKPGDRVVGHAMAWQKGHNKYGAFQDYSIMVEPMVAKIPDRIPYKEAAVLPMGLTTSAAMLFSPTLMGLDLPSAGTERNSKGKIVVIWGGSSSVGSNGIQTVKAAGYIVAATASGHNHGLLREMGVDYIFDYKKDGIVEDIITTLSDVGELAGVYCSVYSDTAITACATIADRLPGKKCLGTILPPGLPVPGRIPDGVQVLVNGHVLLGSTDTGKKIWIDWLPGALEDGTMKCMPHPEVIGKGLEEIQGAVDRISKGMSGKKLVVEL, from the coding sequence ATGTCTTCAACCACAGAAACACTGAACCGATTGGCGGTGCTGCCACACCCAAAGGCTCATCCCATGGTCATTACCCCCTCGCCAATTCCTGTGCCAACTGGGAATGAGATACTCATTCGTGTACGCGCCGTTGCAGTCAACCCAGCCGATCACGCTGTTCAAAAGCTcggcatcgtcatcaaaCCCGAGTTTTACCCCTATGTCAGCGGCACCGACGTGTCTGGAGAAGTCGTATCTGTTGGCCCTGATCAGACAAGATTGAAGCCCGGCGACCGTGTAGTCGGCCACGCAATGGCATGGCAGAAAGGGCATAACAAGTATGGGGCCTTCCAAGATTACTCCATCATGGTTGAGCCCATGGTAGCCAAGATCCCAGATCGTATACCTTACAAAGAAGCAGCAGTCCTTCCTATGGGACTCACAACATCAGCTGCTATGCTGTTCAGTCCCACTTTGATGGGCCTCGATCTACCCAGTGCTGGAACAGAGAGGAACTCAAAGGGGAAAATCGTTGTGATTTGGGGAGGCAGTTCAAGTGTTGGCTCGAATGGCATACAAACTGTGAAAGCAGCAGGATATATCGTTGCGGCTACGGCGAGCGGGCACAACCACGGGCTACTGAGAGAGATGGGCGTGGACTACATCTTTGACTACAAGAAAGACGGTATTGTGGaagacatcatcaccactctgAGTGACGTTGGCGAGCTTGCCGGAGTTTACTGTTCTGTATACTCGGATACTGCTATTACGGCCTGTGCAACGATTGCAGACAGGCTCCCAGGAAAGAAATGTCTGGGGACTATACTTCCTCCTGGCTTGCCGGTACCTGGAAGGATACCTGATGGCGTGCAAGTCCTGGTCAATGGACATGTTCTTCTAGGATCCACCGACACTGGGAAGAAGATATGGATTGATTGGCTTCCTGGAGCTCTTGAAGATGGGACCATGAAGTGTATGCCGCATCCTGAGGTCATTGGGAAAGGACTTGAGGAGATCCAGGGTGCTGTAGATAGAATTAGTAAAGGCATGAGTGGAAAGAAGTTAGTAGTCGAGCTTTAG
- a CDS encoding hypothetical protein (EggNog:ENOG41), with translation MIRGSGTSQDLRHDTSSLPGGTKLLEANTTLPARHWRNVVGVELPADNILEDLVDSFFSSVNWFMMVFHEDIFRRRYAEMLQHSQIKYQDTTFYWTWLLVIALGAHYAALKDPEDQMSPQYRQLSRDLIAVIETRFLQIIGCQTVETVQICILLGSFIFYTRPTTGLGICGMGVKIAQVIGLHRESFWKEQSQLAREVKRRTWWTLEVFDK, from the coding sequence ATGATACGAGGAAGTGGCACCAGCCAGGATTTACGACATGATACCTCGTCACTACCTGGCGGAACGAAGCTCCTCGAAGCCAACACCACACTACCTGCCAGACATTGGCGTAACGTAGTCGGCGTGGAACTACCGGCCGACAATATTTTGGAAGACTTGGtggacagcttcttctcttcggtCAACTGGTTCATGATGGTCTTCCACGAAGATATCTTTCGCCGCAGGTATGCAGAAATGCTGCAACATTCACAAATCAAGTACCAAGATACAACATTCTACTGGACTTGGCTACTAGTCATAGCGCTAGGTGCACATTACGCTGCACTCAAAGACCCTGAGGATCAGATGAGTCCTCAGTACCGACAGCTTTCTCGAGATCTGATTGCTGTTATTGAAACCCGTTTCTTACAGATTATCGGGTGTCAGACTGTAGAAACAGTCCAAATATGTATCCTACTTGGCAGTTTCATATTCTATACACGACCCACAACGGGACTCGGTATCTGTGGAATGGGAGTCAAAATTGCCCAGGTCATTGGACTACACCGTGAGAGTTTCTGGAAGGAGCAGTCTCAGTTAGCGCGAGAAGTCAAACGGCGTACTTGGTGGACATTGGAAGTCTTCGATAAGTAA
- a CDS encoding hypothetical protein (EggNog:ENOG41): MPTDYKFEGWMGEDEKSAEGNMVWQEYEPKKWEETDVDIRITHCGICGSDIHVLRSGWRQAPYPVVVGHEIVGVAVRVGSQAEGGIKVGDIVGVGAQSDACLNRKLGDDNNERPKCNECASGEENYCARMAPTYGSKFLSTGDKTQGGYARYHRCPSHFVFRIPEGVAPEYAAPLLCGGVTVYSPLKQFGAGPGKKVGIVGVGGLGHFAVLFARALGADEVVGISRRESKRQEAMDLGCTDYIATADEEGWETKNSRRLDLIISTVSSPKMPLADYIGLLRLDGTLVQVGLPEGQLPFRPGSLTGARRRIAGSSIGSPAEIKEMLQLVADKNVKPWVEMRPMSEANQAIVDFEAGKPRFRYVLVNPDS; encoded by the exons ATGCCTACTGATTACAAGTTTGAGGGATGGATgggagaggatgagaagtCAGCGGAAGGGAATATGGTTTGGCAAGAGTACGAGCCCAAGAAGTGGGAGGAGACTGACGTCGATATCCGCATCACCCACTGCGGTATATGCGGCTCCGATATTCACGTCCTCCGATCAGGCTGG CGTCAAGCCCCATACCCCGTCGTAGTAGGCCACGAGATCGTCGGCGTCGCTGTACGCGTTGGAAGTCAAGCTGAAGGCGGCATCAAAGTCGGCGACATTGTCGGTGTCGGTGCTCAATCCGACGCATGCCTCAATCGAAAGTTGGGCGATGATAACAATGAACGGCCCAAGTGCAATGAGTGTGCATCTGGAGAGGAGAATTATTGCGCCCGCATGGCTCCGACATACGGTTCAAAGTTCCTTTCAACGGGCGATAAGACGCAAGGTGGCTATGCTCGCTATCACCGCTGCCCTTCACACTTCGTCTTTCGCATCCCTGAGGGTGTCGCTCCAGAATATGCGGCCCCGCTTCTCTGTGGCGGCGTTACTGTCTATTCGCCTCTGAAGCAATTTGGTGCTGGGCCTGGTAAGAAGGTCGGTATCGTTGGCGTTGGAGGTCTAGGACATTTTGCCGTACTCTTTGCTCGTGCGCTTGGGGCCGATGAAGTTGTAGGTATTTCGCGCAGGGAGAGCAAGAGACAGGAAGCTATGGACTTGGGGTGTACAGATTATATCGCAACTGCCGACGAGGAGGGATGGGAAACGAAGAACTCTCGGAGGTTGgacctcatcatctcaactgTATCGTCTCCAAAG ATGCCTCTCGCTGATTATATCGGCCTTCTACGACTAGACGGCACTCTCGTCCAAGTTGGACTTCCTGAAGGTCAACTCCCGTTCCGACCTGGTAGTCTCACTGGGGCGCGTCGAAGGATTGCAGGCTCAAGCATTGGATCGCCAGCTGAGATCAAAGAAATGCTGCAGCTGGTCGCAGATAAGAACGTCAAGCCCTGGGTCGAGATGCGTCCTATGTCAGAGGCAAACCAGGCTATCGTTGACTTTGAGGCTGGAAAGCCGCGATTCCGCTATGTTTTAGTAAACCCGGATTCCTGA
- a CDS encoding hypothetical protein (MEROPS:MER0038141), whose amino-acid sequence MSKQDDKTPVRDTAEDDAYFPSPFSLTQYVTAKTDFDGADYPNKYKGGKWKILMIGTQERYLKMADGKFFSTGNHPVEMLLPMYHLDAAGFDIDVATLSGDPVKLEMWAFPKEDEAVKSIYDKYKQKLRSPLNLSEVWSGQDGKGFSQDTPYLAVFIPGGHGVLNGIPFSKTVGDVLRWAHANDRFFITLCHGPASILAADVGKPEGSKFIYEGYSIDVFPDSLDQGANIDIGYIPGKMEWLVGERLKKLGVTPINKTISGECHRDRLLLTGDSPLASNNLGKLAAKTLLEEVNK is encoded by the coding sequence ATGTCCAAGCAAGACGACAAGACTCCCGTCCGTGACACAGCGGAGGATGACGCCTACTTCCCCTCACCCTTCTCCCTCACCCAATACGTTACCGCCAAAACAGATTTTGACGGCGCCGACTATCCCAACAAATACAAAGGCGGCAAATGGAAGATTCTCATGATCGGCACCCAAGAGCGCTATCTCAAAATGGCAGATGGCAAGTTCTTCTCTACGGGAAATCACCCAGTTGAGATGCTGCTGCCTATGTATCACCTTGACGCTGCTGGCTTCGATATCGATGTCGCCACGCTCTCGGGAGATCctgtcaagcttgagatgTGGGCTTTTCCTaaagaggatgaggctgtcaagtCGATTTATGACAAGTATAAGCAGAAGCTTCGCAGCCCGCTTAACCTCTCTGAGGTCTGGAGTGGCCAAGACGGCAAGGGATTTAGTCAAGATACTCCTTACCTGGCAGTCTTTATTCCTGGCGGTCACGGCGTGTTGAATGGCATACCCTTCAGCAAGACCGTCGGCGATGTTCTTCGCTGGGCTCACGCCAATGACCGCTTTTTTATAACGCTTTGCCACGGGCCTGCTAGTATCCTCGCCGCAGACGTTGGAAAGCCCGAGGGTTCCAAGTTTATTTATGAGGGATATAGCATCGATGTGTTCCCTGACTCTCTGGACCAGGGTGCCAATATCGACATTGGCTATATTCCCGGCAAGATGGAGTGGCTGGTTGGCGAGcggctcaagaagcttggggTTACGCCGATCAACAAGACCATCTCCGGTGAATGCCACCGCGACCGTCTGCTATTGACTGGTGATTCGCCGTTGGCTTCGAATAACTTGGGCAAGCTAGCTGCCAAGACTCTACTGGAAGAGGTGAACAAGTAG
- a CDS encoding hypothetical protein (EggNog:ENOG41): MGMDDRDVERACKRIRLQSPEPDIICDNFEDFLLSDSKSVLQLKCDNAFSPSILEPTAQNKDETRLNSVDEVQGEDTVRHVCLGTIILEATSSFFKDREESETPVDLRECGTIIKLNTVETGAYAGILKVSFPSDLLHRPSVRLSALLTAPALLRVIISSPIEEASQIGDQLSNNDLFLQHPSPHDIKYFELEMEYFNPHYLITPGSRMPQLEDLAIEYNESTSNSSLALDEKKKGQLIGIFDTAADPSIRPTTEPSLRLQTHLKECAQSPPSFFHE; the protein is encoded by the exons ATGGGTATGGACGACCGAGACGTGGAACGTGCCTGTAAAAGGATACGTCTGCAATCACCGGAGCCAGACATTATTTGTGATAATTTCGAAGATTTCTTGTTGTCAGATTCTAAATCGGTTCTTCAGCTCAAGTGCGACAACGCTTTCTCTCCAAGCATCTTGGAACCTACAGCACAGAATAAAGACGAAACGAGGCTTAACAGCGTAGACGAGGTACAGGGCGAAGACACTGTTCGCCATGTCTGCCTTGGAACG ATAATCCTGGAGGCCACATCGTCATTCTTTAAGGACCGAGAAGAGTCAGAAACCCCAGTCGATCTGCGAGAGTGTGGAACTATCATCAAGCTGAATACGGTAGAGACGGGTGCATACGCGGGCATCCTTAAGGTCTCATTTCCATCGGACTTATTACACCGCCCTTCGGTAAGGCTCAGCGCTCTGTTGACAGCCCCAGCATTGCTTCGAGTCATAATATCCAGCCCTATCGAAGAAGCATCCCAAATTGGAGATCAACTATCTAATAACGACCTTTTCctccaacatccatcaccCCACGACATCAAATACTTTGAGCTGGAGATGGAATACTTCAATCCACATTACCTCATTACCCCGGGATCTCGTATGCCGCAATTGGAAGATCTTGCCATCGAATACAACGAGAGTACATCTAATTCTTCTCTGGCCTtagacgagaagaagaaaggtcAGCTCATTGGTATTTTTGATACAGCGGCTGACCCTTCCATCCGACCCACAACTGAACCAAGTCTGCGTTTACAGACTCATCTGAAAGAGTGCGCACAATCGCCTCCTTCTTTTTTCCACGAGTAA